A genomic stretch from Salvelinus namaycush isolate Seneca chromosome 25, SaNama_1.0, whole genome shotgun sequence includes:
- the LOC120020543 gene encoding mitochondrial coenzyme A transporter SLC25A42-like has product MYEAYTVFDVFSELFVSRFAMAEACALISLSDFEEAYRLIYQTYLKDGFLSLWRVILYAAIQFCAHDQYKRLLGGYCGFQGKALPPVPRLLAGSMAGTTAAMLTYSLDMVRARMAVTPKEMYSNIMHVFVRISREEGLKTLYHGFTPTTLGVVPHAGLSFFTYETLKKMHAGSVLSQLI; this is encoded by the exons ATGTATGAAGCCTATACAG TCTTTGACGTTTTCTCGGAGCTCTTTGTGTCCCGCTTTGCCATGGCGGAAGCATGTGCCCTGATTTCCCTCTCTGATTTTGAG GAGGCGTACAGGTTGATCTACCAGACCTACCTGAAGGATGGCTTCCTCAGCCTGTGGAGGGTCATCCTCTATGCTGCTATCCAGTTCTGTGCCCATGACCAGTACAAGAGACTGCTGGGAGGATACTGCGGCTTCCAGGGCAA AGCCCTGCCGCCTGTGCCAAGGTTACTTGCGGGCTCCATGGCCGGTACCACAGCTGCCATGCTCACCTACTCACTGGATATGGTACGAGCCAGGATGGCCGTCACGCCCAAGGAGAT GTACAGTAACATCATGCATGTGTTTGTGCGGATCTCTCGTGAGGAGGGTTTGAAGACGCTGTACCATGGTTTTACCCCCACCACACTCGGAGTGGTGCCCCACGCTGGACTCAGCTTCTTCACCTACGAGACACTCAAGAAAATGCATGCAGGTTCTGTACTTTCTCAGCTGATTTAG